A section of the Posidoniimonas corsicana genome encodes:
- a CDS encoding glycosyltransferase family 4 protein, producing the protein MKIAYIAAGAAGMYCGSCLHDNTLAAAMLRQGEDVVLVPTYTPIRTDAVDVSHNRVFMGGVNAYLLQTSRLFRLMPRWLTGLLDRPGFLSYVTRGAGSVDPAKLGGMTVSMLQGELGNQAAQLDELVDWLLEEIKPDVVHLSNSMLIGMARRINERCGPPVVCALSGEDIFLEALRPPHYEQARELLRERAAEVQAFTALNGYYADFMADYLSVDRQKVHVIPHGLNLEGHGKPDDDQGSPTQTVGYLARICHDKGLHLLVEACTHLAASRPDLDFRVKAAGYLGKADRAYLSAVTEQANSGPLAGRFEYLGELDRDQKLTFLKSLDVFSTPTVYRESKGLPAIEALANGVPLVLPEHGAFPEFVRHTGGGLLFPPGDVNALAAQIARLLTERAFAKQLSDEGHGVVHDHYHDERMARETVSLYQELAASKA; encoded by the coding sequence GTGAAGATCGCCTACATCGCCGCCGGCGCCGCTGGGATGTACTGCGGCAGTTGCCTGCACGACAACACGCTGGCCGCGGCCATGCTCCGCCAGGGCGAGGACGTGGTGCTGGTCCCCACCTACACGCCCATCCGGACCGACGCGGTCGACGTCAGCCACAACCGGGTGTTCATGGGCGGCGTCAACGCGTACCTGCTGCAGACCTCGCGGCTGTTCCGGCTGATGCCGCGGTGGCTGACCGGGCTGCTCGACCGGCCGGGCTTCCTGAGCTACGTCACCCGCGGCGCGGGCAGCGTCGACCCGGCCAAGCTGGGCGGCATGACCGTCAGCATGCTCCAGGGCGAGCTCGGCAACCAGGCCGCCCAGCTCGACGAGCTGGTCGACTGGCTGCTGGAAGAGATCAAGCCCGACGTGGTGCACCTGTCCAACTCGATGCTGATCGGCATGGCGCGTCGGATCAACGAGCGGTGCGGACCGCCGGTGGTCTGCGCACTGTCCGGCGAGGACATCTTCCTCGAGGCGCTAAGGCCGCCCCACTACGAGCAGGCGCGCGAACTGCTCCGCGAGCGAGCGGCGGAGGTCCAGGCCTTCACCGCGCTGAACGGGTACTACGCCGACTTCATGGCCGACTACCTCAGCGTCGACCGGCAGAAGGTGCACGTGATCCCCCACGGGCTGAACCTGGAAGGGCACGGCAAGCCCGACGACGACCAGGGGTCCCCAACGCAGACCGTCGGCTACCTGGCCCGCATCTGCCACGACAAGGGCCTGCACCTGCTGGTCGAGGCCTGCACCCACCTGGCGGCGTCGCGGCCCGACCTCGACTTCCGCGTCAAGGCGGCCGGCTACCTCGGCAAGGCGGACCGGGCCTACCTTTCGGCGGTCACCGAGCAGGCCAACAGCGGACCGCTGGCCGGCCGGTTCGAGTACCTCGGCGAACTGGACCGCGACCAGAAGCTAACGTTCCTCAAGTCGCTCGACGTGTTCAGCACGCCCACCGTGTACCGCGAGAGCAAAGGCCTGCCCGCCATCGAGGCGCTGGCCAACGGCGTGCCGCTGGTGCTGCCGGAGCACGGCGCGTTCCCGGAGTTTGTCCGCCACACCGGCGGCGGCCTGCTGTTCCCCCCAGGCGACGTCAACGCCCTGGCCGCCCAGATCGCCCGCCTGCTGACCGAGCGGGCCTTCGCCAAGCAGCTGTCCGACGAGGGCCACGGCGTGGTGCACGACCACTACCACGACGAGCGGATGGCGCGCGAGACGGTCAGTCTGTATCAAGAGCTGGCGGCGAGCAAGGCGTAG
- a CDS encoding sodium:solute symporter family protein, which produces MTELIVICCYLGLLVLLGLSASRLFSGSKEDFQLASHSIGPFLLLMSLFGTTMTAFALVGSTGEAYTAGIGVYGLMASSSGIIHSLCFFLLGIKLWRLGRRHGYSTQVQFFRDRLASDKIGVLLFPILVGLVVPYLLVGVISSGTVMQAMTAGAFPDLFPTASPGTSGGIPPKYGMLMICGVVLVYVFFGGMRGTAWANAFQTAVFMILGVVTFCVIANKLGGEDSLLANMQKLSAAVPPDKATRIAMSKTEFFTYLFVPFSVGMFPHLFQHWLTAKSAESFKLPVVAHPIFIMIVWVPCILIGIWATTSLMPDRPPLPKVPGTDAVNPNAILPFLVKTQTSALLGGFLAAGVLAAIMSSLDSQFLCLGTMFSTDIVNHYRKQPLSDRAQVITTRGFIIGIVAVTYLLSLSNNKSVFNLGVWSFSGFSSLFPLVFAALYWRGLTKAGAYACILTAIGMWSWLFYDSRFGADRDYTFDLTLGEAVYKLQPVAPIFVASAVALVAVSLVTPKPDPATLRKFFPEKA; this is translated from the coding sequence GTGACCGAGCTGATCGTTATCTGCTGCTACCTCGGGCTGCTGGTGCTGCTGGGGCTCTCGGCCAGCCGGCTGTTCTCCGGATCGAAGGAGGACTTCCAGCTCGCCAGCCACTCCATCGGGCCGTTCCTGCTGCTGATGTCGCTGTTCGGGACCACGATGACCGCGTTCGCGCTGGTCGGCTCGACCGGCGAGGCGTACACCGCCGGCATCGGCGTGTACGGGCTGATGGCCTCGTCCAGCGGCATCATCCACTCCCTCTGCTTCTTCCTGCTGGGCATCAAGCTCTGGCGGCTGGGACGCCGGCACGGCTACAGCACCCAGGTGCAGTTCTTCCGCGACCGCTTGGCGAGCGACAAGATCGGCGTGCTGCTGTTCCCCATCCTGGTCGGGCTGGTGGTGCCCTACCTGCTGGTGGGGGTGATCTCCAGCGGCACGGTGATGCAGGCGATGACCGCCGGCGCCTTCCCGGACCTGTTCCCGACCGCCAGCCCCGGCACCAGCGGCGGCATCCCCCCCAAGTACGGCATGCTGATGATCTGCGGGGTGGTGCTGGTGTACGTGTTCTTCGGCGGCATGCGTGGCACCGCCTGGGCCAACGCGTTCCAGACGGCCGTGTTCATGATCCTCGGCGTGGTGACGTTCTGCGTCATCGCCAACAAGCTGGGCGGCGAGGACAGCCTGCTGGCCAACATGCAGAAGCTGAGCGCGGCGGTGCCGCCCGACAAGGCGACCCGCATCGCGATGTCCAAGACCGAGTTCTTCACCTACCTGTTCGTGCCGTTCTCGGTCGGCATGTTCCCCCACCTGTTCCAGCACTGGCTCACCGCCAAGAGCGCCGAGAGCTTCAAACTGCCCGTGGTGGCGCACCCGATCTTCATCATGATCGTTTGGGTGCCGTGCATCCTGATCGGCATCTGGGCGACCACCAGCCTCATGCCGGACCGCCCGCCGCTGCCCAAGGTGCCGGGGACCGACGCCGTGAACCCCAACGCTATCCTGCCCTTCCTGGTCAAGACGCAGACCAGCGCCCTCTTGGGCGGGTTCCTGGCGGCCGGCGTGCTGGCGGCCATTATGTCGTCGCTCGACAGCCAGTTCCTCTGCCTGGGGACCATGTTCAGCACCGACATCGTCAACCACTACCGCAAGCAGCCCCTCTCCGACCGCGCGCAGGTGATTACCACCCGCGGCTTCATTATCGGCATCGTCGCGGTCACCTACCTGCTGAGCCTGAGCAACAACAAGAGCGTGTTCAACCTGGGCGTGTGGAGCTTCAGCGGCTTCTCGTCCCTGTTCCCGCTGGTGTTCGCCGCGCTGTACTGGCGGGGGCTCACCAAGGCGGGCGCGTACGCGTGCATCCTGACCGCCATCGGCATGTGGAGCTGGCTGTTCTACGACTCGCGGTTCGGCGCCGACCGCGACTACACCTTCGACCTCACCCTGGGCGAGGCCGTCTACAAGCTGCAGCCGGTGGCGCCCATCTTCGTCGCGTCGGCGGTGGCGCTGGTGGCGGTGTCGCTCGTGACCCCCAAACCCGACCCGGCCACACTGCGTAAGTTCTTCCCGGAGAAGGCATAA
- a CDS encoding DUF3311 domain-containing protein, with protein sequence MRKLVWALVLLLVVIHQDNWFWDDDYLVFGFMPIGLFYHACISIAASVVWFLATRFCWDDDLAEIAAAPNAEEAAK encoded by the coding sequence ATGCGAAAGCTTGTCTGGGCGCTAGTGTTGTTGCTGGTGGTGATCCACCAGGACAATTGGTTCTGGGACGACGACTACCTCGTGTTCGGGTTCATGCCGATCGGCCTGTTCTACCACGCGTGCATCTCGATCGCGGCCAGCGTCGTCTGGTTCCTCGCGACCCGCTTCTGCTGGGACGACGACCTCGCCGAGATCGCCGCGGCGCCCAACGCTGAGGAGGCCGCCAAGTGA
- a CDS encoding sensor histidine kinase → MSYESFKRVLGESNLERKCLLWFGMSLGLLLFLCFYYYGLRMDELVDESDRKLGPELVRAAWLEEHFYMKERLDKDYAETAANVDEETKTSAGYFDQVYNSSKTIGSDFQWFAILPFSNAVEDLPPTGEIVPSGKPGYVYYFPGEKRPSQYEYEWELLAPILNSSRPPVKTDPNDASDPRSPGEYVDAQVIVDGEQKYRYYSPLYTDRSCIDCHKIGAVGHIPRPNLAEGDLFAVICVEVDQEDARGVLASLRAWMWTAAVVIGFISMFLLYFIIRYVIVKPVQHLRDVANAVREGDVEQRAEIQTGDEFEELAASFNRMLRRLLRQQDALQEVNEELDAKIDQIAQANMRLFEMNRLKSDFLATMSHELRTPLNSILGFSDVLAGVDGLSEKQQRYVSNIQRSGRMLLEMINDILDLAKMESGKMDIRPTDFRIDAVVSAQCDMARPLTERKNIDLDCEFDPDLPMMRQDQGKVQQILNNLLSNAIKFTPEGGRIIVRAARHDGHIARLTVEDTGVGISEDDQAIVFEKFRQGGSAQPQGSAMTREQGGTGLGLSIVRELCRLLGGEVSLSSVLGKGSTFTVLLPWKVSANQNMEAHLQQEVAELTRTTLATD, encoded by the coding sequence ATGTCCTACGAGAGCTTCAAACGCGTCCTCGGCGAGTCCAACCTGGAGCGGAAGTGCCTGCTCTGGTTTGGAATGTCGCTGGGTTTGCTGCTCTTCCTCTGCTTCTACTACTACGGCCTGCGGATGGACGAGCTGGTCGACGAGAGCGACCGGAAGCTGGGGCCCGAGTTGGTCCGCGCCGCGTGGCTCGAAGAGCACTTCTACATGAAGGAGCGACTCGACAAGGACTACGCCGAAACGGCCGCCAACGTCGACGAGGAGACCAAGACATCCGCTGGGTACTTCGACCAGGTCTACAACAGCAGCAAGACCATCGGCAGCGACTTCCAGTGGTTCGCCATCCTCCCTTTCTCCAACGCCGTTGAAGACCTGCCACCAACCGGCGAGATCGTCCCCAGCGGCAAACCGGGCTACGTCTACTACTTTCCGGGTGAAAAACGCCCGAGCCAGTACGAGTACGAATGGGAGCTGCTGGCGCCGATCCTCAACTCGTCGCGCCCGCCCGTCAAGACCGACCCCAACGACGCTTCCGACCCGCGCTCGCCCGGCGAGTACGTCGACGCGCAGGTAATCGTGGACGGAGAGCAGAAGTACCGCTACTACAGTCCGCTGTACACCGACCGGAGCTGCATCGACTGCCACAAGATCGGCGCGGTGGGTCATATCCCGCGGCCCAACCTCGCCGAGGGCGACCTGTTCGCCGTGATCTGTGTCGAGGTCGATCAGGAGGACGCGCGGGGGGTGCTCGCCAGCCTCAGGGCGTGGATGTGGACCGCTGCGGTGGTCATCGGCTTCATCTCGATGTTCCTGCTGTACTTCATCATCCGCTACGTGATCGTCAAGCCGGTGCAGCACCTCCGCGACGTGGCCAACGCGGTCCGCGAGGGCGACGTCGAGCAACGCGCCGAGATCCAGACCGGCGACGAGTTCGAGGAGCTGGCCGCGTCGTTCAACCGGATGCTGCGGCGGCTGCTGCGGCAGCAGGACGCGCTGCAAGAAGTGAACGAGGAGCTCGACGCCAAGATCGACCAGATCGCCCAGGCCAACATGCGGCTGTTCGAGATGAACCGCCTGAAGAGCGACTTCCTGGCCACCATGAGCCACGAGCTGCGCACCCCCCTCAACAGCATCCTCGGCTTCTCCGACGTGCTGGCCGGCGTCGACGGGCTGAGTGAAAAGCAGCAGCGCTACGTGTCCAACATCCAACGCAGCGGGCGGATGCTGCTGGAGATGATCAACGACATCCTCGACCTGGCCAAGATGGAGTCGGGCAAGATGGACATCCGCCCGACCGACTTCCGCATCGACGCGGTCGTCAGCGCCCAGTGCGACATGGCCCGCCCGCTCACCGAGCGCAAGAACATCGACCTCGACTGCGAGTTCGACCCCGACCTGCCGATGATGCGGCAGGACCAGGGGAAGGTGCAGCAGATCCTCAACAACCTGCTGTCCAACGCCATCAAGTTCACCCCCGAGGGCGGGCGGATCATCGTCCGCGCCGCCCGGCACGACGGCCACATCGCCCGGCTGACGGTCGAGGACACCGGCGTGGGGATCAGCGAGGACGACCAGGCGATCGTGTTTGAGAAGTTCCGCCAGGGCGGGTCTGCGCAGCCGCAGGGCAGCGCCATGACCCGCGAGCAGGGCGGCACCGGCCTGGGGCTGTCGATCGTCCGCGAGCTCTGCCGCCTGCTGGGCGGCGAGGTGTCGCTCTCCAGCGTGCTGGGCAAGGGGAGCACCTTCACCGTGCTGTTGCCGTGGAAGGTGTCGGCCAACCAGAACATGGAGGCCCACCTGCAGCAGGAGGTCGCCGAGCTGACCCGCACCACGCTCGCGACAGATTAA